Below is a genomic region from Delftia tsuruhatensis.
GCACGCCGTGGTCGATGATGACCTCGGCCTGCTCGACCGCCGCCTGGCGCTGGGCCTGGCCCGTGCGCACCACGGTGGCCAGGTCGTCCACCGTGTAGAGGTAGACATCGCGCAGGTCCCTGACCTCGGATTCGATGTCGCGCGGCACGGCCAGGTCGACCATGAACATGGGGCGGTGCTTGCGCTTCTTGAGCGCGCTTTCGACGGCGCCCAGGCCGATGATGGGCAGGCTGGAGGCCGTGCAGCTGATCACGGCGTCGTATTCGTGCAGATGTTCGGGCAGATCGGCCAGTCGCATCGTGCCTGCGCCAAACTGGGCCGCCAGCTTCTCGCCACGCTCCAGCGTGCGGTTGGCGATCATGATCTGCCGGGGGTTGCGCGCCGCGAAATGGGTGGAGACCAGTTCGATCATCTCACCCGCGCCCACGAAGAGCACCTTGATCTGGGACAGGTCCTCGAACAGTTGGCCTGCCAGGCGCACGGCGGCTGCCGCCATGCTGATGCTGTGGGCACCGATCTCGGTGGAGCTGCGAACCTCCTTGGCCACGGCGAAGCTGCGCTGGAACAACTGGTTCAGCGTGCTGCCCAGGGCGCCCGCGTTCTCGGCGGCGCGCACGGCATTCTTCATCTGGCCCAGGATCTGGGCCTCGCCCAGCACCATGGAGTCCAGGCCGCTGGCCACCCGGAAGGCGTGGCGCGCCACATGGCCATCTTCCAGCAGGTAGGAGTGCGAACGCAGCAGCTCCGAGGAAATGCCGCCGCTATGGGCCAGCCAGTGCACCGTATGGTCCAGTGCCGGCGTTTCGGCCGCACAGTAGATCTCGGTGCGGTTGCAGGTGGACAGTATGGCGGTCTCGACCGCGCTGTGCCGGCGGCCCGGGCCGGTCAGCGATTCGCGCAGGCCCTGCAGCGTGGGCACGATCTGATCGAGCGCGAACGCGAAGCGACCCCGCATATCGAGCGGAGCCGTGTGGTGGTTGATGCCGAGTGCCCAGACTGCCATAACCGGAGATTATAAAATTTCGCGCTGATTCAGGCATCCCTGACCGCAACACCATGGAATCGGAGTCCCTATATGGGTGTGATGGCGAGCGCGAACCATGTGCTCAACTTCCTGGCGCCCGCGCTGTTCCTGTCCTTGGGACTGGTGTTGTGCTCCCGGCTTATGTTTGGAAAAGCGCCGCAGGCTTATGCCTGGTGGGTACAGGTTGCTATCAATCTGATTGTTGGTGCCGCAGTGCTTTTCGCGGGCCTGTGGTGGTTCGGACGGGACGGAAAGATCGCCACCTATGTGGCTTTGGTGGTGCTGATGGCGTTTTGCCAGTGGGTGCTTTCGCGCGGATGGCGCTGATCGGGGTGAAGGAGATTTGACGTGGATCAATCGATCCGCAGTTGCCCGGCCGCCACAGTAGCCGGTGCCGATGCGGCGCGGGAGGTGGCTGCCTGGGCCAGCAGCCATTGCCGGAACTGCGAAAACGCTTCGGAAGGCATGCGCGCCACAGGCCGGCACAGGAAGTAGCCGCGCTCGATGTGCACCGGGGCAGGCAACGCCAGGGCCACGCGCCCGGCCGCCAGGTCCTGCTCGACGAGGCAGCGCTGGACCAGGGCCACGCCCATGCCGGCGGCCACGGCCTGCACCAGCAGAGCCACCAGCTCGAAGTCCGCCGCCGGCCTGGGGCAGGGGCCCGGCAGGCCCAGGTGTGCCATCCAGCGCGCCCAGTTGCCGGGGTAGTTGGTGTGGAACAGCAACGGGCGCGCCAGCACATCGCCAGGACTGCGCAGGCCCGGCAGATCCCTGGGGTGGCAGATGGGGACCAGGTCGCGGCCCACCACGTAGTCGGCCGCCACATGCGCAGGCCAGGGTTCGCTGCCCACGCGCACCCAGCCGTCGATCTCGGCGGCATTCAACGGATCGTCTCGGCGGTAGGGCGCGAAGGACAGCACGATGCCCGGATGGCGTGCATTGAAGTCGGGCAGGCGGGGGATCAGCCAGTGGCTGAACAGCGTGGGCACCACGGACAGCCGCAGCTGCGGCCCGAAGTGGCGCCTGCGCACGGCCGCCGAGGCCGACTCGATGGTATGGATGGCCGGCTCCACGGCCTGCAGGTACTCGCGGCCCGCCTCGGTCAGAACGCTGCGCCGGCCCTGGCGCTCGAACAGCGCGAACCCCAGATGCTCCTCCAGCCTGGCGATGGCCCGGCTGATGCCGCCCTGGGTGACATACAGCTCCTGGGCCGCCAGGGAGTAGCTGCCCAGGCGTGCCGCTGCCGCAAAGGCGTGCAGCTCGGAAATCGAGGGGGAGTGCATGCGCATGACGGATGCAATTATGACGGTTCGTCATGGTTGATTGCCGTCTTGTCCCTTTTCGCTGGCAGCTGCGCTGTCCAGAATCGGCGCCTGTCCGGTGAAGCCCCTGCTCCACCGCAATCACAGCTCACGAGAGGAAACCCCCATGCCAATGCGCCGCACCCTGTTGTCCAGCCTGGCCGCCTGCGCCGCCATCGCCCTTGTGGCTCCCGCCGCCTGGGCCCAGGGCCCGGCCGCCGACTACCCCAGCCGCCCGATCCGCCTGGTCGTCCCCTTCGGCGCCGGTGGCTCCACCGACATGGTGGCGCGCCTGCTGGCCGAGAAGATGAGCACCATCCTGGGCAAGTCCGTGGTGGTGGACAACAAGGGGGGCGCGGGCGGCTCCATCGGCGCATCCGAGATCGCGCGTGCCGCACCGGACGGCTACACCATCGGCATGGCCACGGTGAGCACGCATGGCTCCAACCCGGCCATCTTCCGCAAGCTGCCCTACGACCCGGTCAAGGACTTCGCGCCCATCACCAACGTGATGTCGGTGCCCAGCGTGTTCGTGATCAATGCCAGCGTGCCCGCCAAGACCATGAAGGAATTCATCGCCCTGGCCAAGGCCAATCCGGGCAAGTACAGCTTCGCCTCGCCGGGCACGGGCTCGCTGGGCCATGCCAATATCGAGAACTTCATGAATCTGGCCGGCATCGACCTGCTGCACATTCCCTACAAGGGCGCGGGCCAGGCCATCACCGACGCGTTGGGCGGCCAGGTCAATGCCATGACCGACAACCTGCCCTCCACGCTGCCCCACATCAAGGACGGCAAGCTGCGTCCGCTGGCCGTGCTGGCCTTCAAGCGCGCCGATGTGCTGCCCGACGTGCCGACCTATGCCGAACTGGGCTTCCCGCAGATGGGGGACGGCGGCTGGTTCGGCCTGGTCGCACCGGCCGGCACGCCGCGCGCCATCATCGACAAGCTCAATGCCGCCGCGCACAAGGCCATGGCCATGCCCGACTACGTCGAAAAGCAGAAGTCCATCTCGGGCGAACCCATGGGCAATACGCCCGAGCAGTTCGCGCAGCAGATCAGGGCCGCCATCGAGCGCTACACGGCCGTGGCCAAGCGCGCCAACATCAAGCTCGACTGATGGACCGCATGGCAGAGAACGATTTCCTGTGCCCCCGGCCGGACACCCCGGTCGTGGTGCATGCCGCAACCGCCGAGGCGCTGCCCATCGTCTGCGACTCGCCGCACAGCGGCACCTCCTATCCCGAGGACTTCGGCCACGCCGTACCCATGTCCTTGCTGCGCCGTGGCGAGGACACGCATGTGGCCGCTCTGTGGGACCAGTGGCCTGCGCACGGCGCGACGCTGATCGAGGCGACCTTTCCTCGCACCTACATCGACCCCAACCGCAGCGAGGCCGACCTGGATCCTGCGCAGATCGACGGCACATGGCCGGTGCCGCTGACGCCCAGCGTCAAGACGCAGCAGGGGCTGGGCCTGATCTGGCAACGCATCAGCCGCGACGGCGTGGCCACGCCGCTGTATGGGCGTCCGCGCACGGTGGCCGAGATTGAGCATCGCATCGCGCGCTACTGGCGCCCCTACCATGCGGCGCTGGCGCAGGCCATTGATGGCAGCGTGCGGCGCTTCGGTGCCGTGTGGCACCTGAACCTGCACTCCATGCCCAATGATGTCTACAAGCGCCTGGGCCGCAGCGATGCGCCGCCGCTGGCCGACTTCGTGCTGGGCGACCGCGACGGCACGACCTGCGCGCCCGGGTTCATCCGCCTGGTGGGCGAGACGCTGGCGGGATTCGGCTACAGCGTGGCCTACAACGAGCCCTACAAGGGCGTGGAGCTGATCGGCCGCATAGGCCAGCCGCATCTGGGGCGCCACAGCCTGCAGATCGAAATCCGCCGCCCTGTCTACATGGACGAGGACACGCGCGAGCCCAACGCGGGCTTCGAGCCGCTGCGCGGCCACCTGCGCCAGGTGATGGCGGTGGTCGCGGACCATGTGCGCTCGGAGATGGCTGGGCGCGGCTAGCCCGGGCCTTCGGCGGTGCCGGACAGTGCCTGTGCGCCTGCCGCAGCCGGCGCCGCCACCGAGGTGGTCGCCGGTGGCGACAGGTACAGGCCGGCACTCTTGAGCGAGGCCAGGATGCTGAAAAGCACATCGCTGCGCACGCCGCCCGCGTTGCGCGGGTTGCCCACATAGCCGATGGCCAAGAAGGTCAGCGTGCCGTTGGCAATACCTTCGAGCTGCACCATGGGCTCGGGCGTGTCCAGAATGCCTTCGTGCGCGCGGAAAGCGTCGAGGATCAGCGTGCGCATGCGCTCGGCATCGGTGTCCAGCGGCGCGGGCAGGCGCAGCAGCACGCGGCCTGGCGCGCCGGCCAGCGTCATGTTGCGCACGGTCTTGGTGATGAATTCAGAGTTGGGCACGATGACGGTGGAGCGATCGCCCAGTTGGATCTCCGTGGCACGCACGTTGACGCGGCGCACGTCGCCCTCGGTATCGCCCAGCACCACCCAGTCTCCCACCTTGACCGGCCGCTCGGCCAGCAGGATCAGGCCCGAGATGAAGTTCTGCACGATGGCCTGCAGCCCGAAGCCGATGCCCACGGACAGCGCGCTGGCCACCCAGGCAATGCGCTCCACGCTGATGCCCAGCCCCGCCAGCGCCACGGCCACCACGAAGATGCCCCCCACATAGCCCAGCAGCGTGGTGATGGAGCTGCGCATGCCGGGTTCCAGCGCGGTGTTGGGGAAATAGCGGTCCGTCAGCCAGCGCTTGATCACCCGGATCACGACCAGACCCGTGACCACCACGGCCAGCGCGGTCAGCAAGGCCTGGGGCGCGATGGTGAACTCGCCCACCTTGAGGCTATGGTTGATGCTGCTGCCACGGCGGAAGACCTCGTCGGGTCCCGTGCCCAGCGGTGCCAGCAGCGCGATCACCATGTAGAACAGCAGGGCCACGCGCAGCAGGCCCGAGGCCAGCACGGCGGCCTGGTCCAGCAGCCGGGCCTCAATGCCCAAGCCCTGGTTCAGTCGCGCTCCGAAGCCGCCCTTGGACGACAACAGGGCTTCGCACAGGTCGTCACCGAGCTGGAACAGCAGGTAGGTGGTGGCAAAGACCACGCCGGTCCACACCATCTGGCGCGCCAGCGTACCGGCCAGCGCGACGAAGCCGCTGGCCGCCAGCGTGATGGTGGCGATGCTGGCCAGCCCTGCGCAGGCCACGAGCAGGCCCACCCACAGGGGGCGAGGGGTGGGGAGTTCCTCGGAGTCGCAGGCGGGTTGGGGCGTGCGCAGGTGACGCAGTGCCAGCATCACGATGACCGGGATGAGCAGGGAAGAGGTCGCATGCACCGTGACTTCGGCGGCCAGGCTGGCGCCGATGATGCTGTTGACCTCGGTCACCAGGGCGCTGAGTGCGGCGACACCGGCGATCCACCAGGGGTAGGGGCTGAGGCGGCGCGCCAGCTCGTCCGACACGCCGGGCAGGCGCCAGGAGCTGCGCCTGCGCGACAGCAGCGTCTGGCCCAGCGAGACGACGAAGGCAC
It encodes:
- a CDS encoding tripartite tricarboxylate transporter substrate binding protein BugE codes for the protein MPMRRTLLSSLAACAAIALVAPAAWAQGPAADYPSRPIRLVVPFGAGGSTDMVARLLAEKMSTILGKSVVVDNKGGAGGSIGASEIARAAPDGYTIGMATVSTHGSNPAIFRKLPYDPVKDFAPITNVMSVPSVFVINASVPAKTMKEFIALAKANPGKYSFASPGTGSLGHANIENFMNLAGIDLLHIPYKGAGQAITDALGGQVNAMTDNLPSTLPHIKDGKLRPLAVLAFKRADVLPDVPTYAELGFPQMGDGGWFGLVAPAGTPRAIIDKLNAAAHKAMAMPDYVEKQKSISGEPMGNTPEQFAQQIRAAIERYTAVAKRANIKLD
- a CDS encoding N-formylglutamate amidohydrolase, whose protein sequence is MDRMAENDFLCPRPDTPVVVHAATAEALPIVCDSPHSGTSYPEDFGHAVPMSLLRRGEDTHVAALWDQWPAHGATLIEATFPRTYIDPNRSEADLDPAQIDGTWPVPLTPSVKTQQGLGLIWQRISRDGVATPLYGRPRTVAEIEHRIARYWRPYHAALAQAIDGSVRRFGAVWHLNLHSMPNDVYKRLGRSDAPPLADFVLGDRDGTTCAPGFIRLVGETLAGFGYSVAYNEPYKGVELIGRIGQPHLGRHSLQIEIRRPVYMDEDTREPNAGFEPLRGHLRQVMAVVADHVRSEMAGRG
- a CDS encoding LysR substrate-binding domain-containing protein, translated to MRMHSPSISELHAFAAAARLGSYSLAAQELYVTQGGISRAIARLEEHLGFALFERQGRRSVLTEAGREYLQAVEPAIHTIESASAAVRRRHFGPQLRLSVVPTLFSHWLIPRLPDFNARHPGIVLSFAPYRRDDPLNAAEIDGWVRVGSEPWPAHVAADYVVGRDLVPICHPRDLPGLRSPGDVLARPLLFHTNYPGNWARWMAHLGLPGPCPRPAADFELVALLVQAVAAGMGVALVQRCLVEQDLAAGRVALALPAPVHIERGYFLCRPVARMPSEAFSQFRQWLLAQAATSRAASAPATVAAGQLRID
- the hemA gene encoding glutamyl-tRNA reductase gives rise to the protein MAVWALGINHHTAPLDMRGRFAFALDQIVPTLQGLRESLTGPGRRHSAVETAILSTCNRTEIYCAAETPALDHTVHWLAHSGGISSELLRSHSYLLEDGHVARHAFRVASGLDSMVLGEAQILGQMKNAVRAAENAGALGSTLNQLFQRSFAVAKEVRSSTEIGAHSISMAAAAVRLAGQLFEDLSQIKVLFVGAGEMIELVSTHFAARNPRQIMIANRTLERGEKLAAQFGAGTMRLADLPEHLHEYDAVISCTASSLPIIGLGAVESALKKRKHRPMFMVDLAVPRDIESEVRDLRDVYLYTVDDLATVVRTGQAQRQAAVEQAEVIIDHGVQSFMHWLDQRRPQAGVVPLIRQLNTQTDEWRALEIARAKKLLAKGEDIDTVLEALSRGLTQKMLHGTLAELHKGDAGQRHQTMDTVSRLFLRSAQRTPSADKSL
- a CDS encoding DUF3772 domain-containing protein, with amino-acid sequence MLMALALLPCASPLQAQDRPAVDAPAAQDKPALPGVDELRRQLDAIPRKLAEDDDGRKLLDETAAIGTAADQVAARRSQELADIDSRLAGLGPAPEKGAPADAPDVAEQRASLARQRSAVDSELKLARLVSVDADQRGNELIRQRREQFQAALTARTDSPLGRSFWRNLRAAAPLDGVRLRGLGHGLREAVASTMGSERRGGFLASLAAALLIALLGPWLAERLLVRAAPARLPSGRLRRSLRAAATVLINTLLIGLAAQLAWSVLKAGDGFGEPLQALARASVQSALFGAFVVSLGQTLLSRRRSSWRLPGVSDELARRLSPYPWWIAGVAALSALVTEVNSIIGASLAAEVTVHATSSLLIPVIVMLALRHLRTPQPACDSEELPTPRPLWVGLLVACAGLASIATITLAASGFVALAGTLARQMVWTGVVFATTYLLFQLGDDLCEALLSSKGGFGARLNQGLGIEARLLDQAAVLASGLLRVALLFYMVIALLAPLGTGPDEVFRRGSSINHSLKVGEFTIAPQALLTALAVVVTGLVVIRVIKRWLTDRYFPNTALEPGMRSSITTLLGYVGGIFVVAVALAGLGISVERIAWVASALSVGIGFGLQAIVQNFISGLILLAERPVKVGDWVVLGDTEGDVRRVNVRATEIQLGDRSTVIVPNSEFITKTVRNMTLAGAPGRVLLRLPAPLDTDAERMRTLILDAFRAHEGILDTPEPMVQLEGIANGTLTFLAIGYVGNPRNAGGVRSDVLFSILASLKSAGLYLSPPATTSVAAPAAAGAQALSGTAEGPG